In one window of Hyla sarda isolate aHylSar1 chromosome 1, aHylSar1.hap1, whole genome shotgun sequence DNA:
- the LOC130309663 gene encoding protein spinster homolog 1-like produces MASPQDPLLKEEEEAMEDHSDMDVEKGDIPERQNLSSLSVMSTARSIITVVILAFVNLLIYANRSSVAGVLPYIQKAYDTNASLSGLLNTLFIGSYVLVAPIAGYLGDHCNKKYTVCAGVIVWLSMTLTLSFIPDGYFLLFLLTSGLVGAGEATFCTIAPSIIADLFTSDQRTRMLNVFYSVIPVGCGLGYIIGPKVTDAARGDWHWAFRVTPGLGLIAVALMILVTKELPRTTTNGKKNNKSQKFAKWATDLKKLFKNRSFMLTTMGSTAVSFIVGAIGVWGPSYLTHARTLLQEKDPCRAEPCDYHDILIFGVVTVVSGILGVVAGTEISKRYRKSNPRADPLVCGCAMMLSAPFLLLALTFGNISLVATNIFIFIGETLLSVNFTLISDIILKVVTPWRRSSALAVQMTIYHLLGDAGSPYLIGLISDTYERGYAKSPLLKYRSLEYALMTCTIMAVIGGAFFMATALYIERDEKEAGMESEPPSSSSSSSLLPADEDRASD; encoded by the coding sequence atggcctctccacaagacccattgctgaaggaggaggaagaagcaatggaggaccatagtgatatggatgtagaaaagggcgatatccctgagaggcagaacctgtcatctctaagcgtgatgtccaccgcacgttccatcatcaccgtagtgatcctcgcctttgttaatttgctcatctatgcaaatcgctccagcgtggcgggggtgctgccttatatacagaaagcatatgacaccaatgctagtctgtccggcttattgaatacattgttcattggaagctacgtgctggtcgcaccaattgccggatatttgggcgaccactgtaataagaaatatactgtttgcgcaggagtcatcgtttggctgagcatgacacttaccctgtcattcatccctgacgggtacttcctgctcttcctgctgacgagtggactggttggagccggagaggcgactttctgcaccatcgccccctccatcattgcagacctttttacaagtgaccagcggacccgcatgctgaacgtgttttactccgtcatacctgtaggctgcggactaggatacatcatcgggcccaaagtgactgatgcagcaaggggtgattggcactgggcgtttcgggtcacccctggcctgggcctcatagctgtggctttgatgattttggtcacaaaggagcttccaagaacgactacaaacgggaagaagaacaacaaatcccagaagtttgccaaatgggcgacagatctgaaaaaactatttaaaaatcgaagcttcatgttaaccaccatgggatcgacggctgtatccttcatagtgggagccataggtgtatggggtccgtcatacctgacccacgcacgaacactcctacaagagaaggacccttgccgtgctgaaccgtgtgactatcacgacatcctaatatttggtgtggttacagtcgtttccggcattctgggagttgtagcagggacggagataagtaaaagatatcgcaaatccaacccacgggcggacccgcttgtgtgtggatgcgcgatgatgctctccgccccttttcttctgttggcattgacttttggcaacatcagccttgttgccaccaacatcttcatcttcatcggagagacgcttctgtcagtaaatttcaccctcatatctgacattatactaaaagtagtaactccgtggaggagatcttcagccctggccgtgcagatgacaatctatcacctcctaggtgacgccggcagcccgtacctcatcggcctgatatctgacacctacgaacgaggatatgccaaatcccctcttctgaaataccgcagcctggagtatgccctcatgacctgcaccataatggcagtcatcggaggggccttcttcatggccacggccctatatatagagagggacgaaaaagaagcagggatggaatcagaacctccgtcatcctcctcctcctcctcactgcttcctgccgatgaggaccgcgcttcagactga